A single genomic interval of Microbacterium hydrocarbonoxydans harbors:
- a CDS encoding glycine C-acetyltransferase: protein MYGTFQNHVAGELAEIDAAGLTKHERGIRGAQSALITADGAEVLNFCANNYLGLADDPRILEAATAALQEWGYGLASVRFICGTQEQHLELERRLADFLGTDDSILYSSCFDANGGVFETLFGADDAIISDELNHASIIDGIRLSKARRLRYRNRDMADLEAQLQAASDARFRVIVTDGVFSMDGYIAPLAEICDLADTYDALVFVDDSHAVGFVGDNGRGTPEFCGVADRVDIYTGTFGKALGGASGGYVASHRDIVALLRQRSRPYLFSNTLAPAIVAGTLTALDLVESSADLRARLRDNAALFRERMTAEGFDLLPGQHPIVPVMFGDAALTARIATEMQAQGVYVTAFSFPVVPRGAARIRVQLSAAHSPEQIERCVQAFVAARDAVS, encoded by the coding sequence ATGTACGGGACTTTTCAGAATCATGTGGCGGGCGAACTCGCAGAGATCGACGCGGCGGGCCTCACCAAGCACGAGCGCGGCATCCGCGGTGCGCAGAGCGCCCTGATCACCGCGGACGGCGCTGAGGTGCTGAACTTCTGCGCCAACAACTATCTCGGGCTCGCCGACGATCCCCGGATTCTGGAGGCCGCGACGGCTGCCTTGCAGGAATGGGGATACGGACTCGCGAGCGTCCGCTTCATCTGCGGCACCCAGGAGCAGCACCTCGAGCTGGAGCGCCGCCTCGCCGACTTCCTCGGCACGGATGACTCCATCCTGTACTCGTCGTGCTTCGATGCGAACGGGGGAGTGTTCGAGACGCTCTTCGGCGCGGACGATGCCATCATCTCGGACGAGCTCAATCACGCGTCGATCATCGACGGCATCCGCCTGTCCAAAGCCCGCAGACTGCGATACCGCAACCGTGACATGGCGGATCTCGAAGCTCAACTGCAGGCCGCATCCGACGCGCGATTCCGGGTGATCGTCACCGACGGCGTCTTCTCGATGGACGGCTACATCGCCCCGCTCGCGGAGATCTGCGACCTGGCCGACACGTACGACGCCCTGGTGTTCGTCGACGATTCGCACGCCGTCGGATTCGTCGGCGACAACGGGCGGGGCACCCCCGAGTTCTGCGGCGTCGCCGATCGGGTGGACATCTACACCGGCACGTTCGGCAAGGCACTGGGTGGAGCATCCGGGGGCTACGTCGCCTCGCACCGCGACATCGTCGCCCTGCTGCGGCAGCGATCGCGGCCGTATCTGTTCTCGAACACCCTCGCCCCCGCGATCGTCGCCGGCACCCTGACGGCGCTCGATCTGGTCGAGAGCTCGGCGGATCTGCGGGCGCGCCTGAGGGACAACGCGGCGCTGTTCCGCGAGCGGATGACGGCGGAGGGCTTCGACCTGCTGCCAGGACAGCATCCGATCGTCCCCGTCATGTTCGGCGATGCGGCGCTGACGGCGCGGATCGCAACGGAGATGCAGGCGCAGGGCGTCTATGTGACCGCGTTCAGCTTCCCCGTCGTGCCTCGCGGTGCCGCCCGGATCCGCGTGCAGCTGTCCGCCGCACACAGTCCGGAGCAGATCGAGCGGTGCGTCCAGGCTTTCGTCGCGGCGCGGGATGCCGTGAGCTGA
- the valS gene encoding valine--tRNA ligase, whose product MAASAHSQIPDKPVLEGLEAKWGEAWSEQGTYLFDRIRAAQSGRDGVYSIDTPPPTASGSLHIGHVFSYTHTDVKARFERMRGKNVFYPMGWDDNGLPTERRVQNYYGVRCDPSLPYQADFTPPFEGGDNKSSRAADQQPISRRNFIELCERLTIEDEKQFEALFRQLGLSVDWTQTYRTISDDTIRQSQLAFLRNLERGEAYQSLAPTLWDVDFRSAIAQAELEDRDQQAAYHTIDFPFADGSGSITIETTRPELLPACVAIVTHPEGPHKHLIGTKVRTPFFGAEIEIHGHHLAQPDKGTGAAMVCTFGDVTDIIWWRELRTTEGGDLPNMTTIGLDGRFLPTAPSIVASAEATDWYAAELAGKTVFSARKAIVEKLQETGDMTAVGKPFNHAVKFFEKGDRPLEIVSTRQWYIRNGARDAKLRDELLAHGSELAWHPDFMRVRYENWVGGLTGDWLVSRQRFFGVPIPLWYALDENGERDYDRVLTPDHASLPIDPTTDVPAGYTEEQRGAAGGFVAEADILDTWATSSLTPQLAGGWQRDEELWELTAPFDLRPQGQDIIRTWLFSTMLRSTLEDGRTPWRNAAISGFIVDPDRKKMSKSKGNVVTPADILETHGSDAVRYWAASSRLGMDAAFDPQNPTQVKIGRRLAIKVLNAAKFVLSFPVPEGAQVTHALDASMLTALDAVIVEATKAYENYDQAKALEVTEAFFWTFCDDYLELVKERAYNQNDVGQASAALALRLALSTLLRLLAPIISFATEEVWSWFEEGSVHTASWPEPLGIDGDTAVLSAASEALIGIRRAKTEAKASQKTPVSRAAIAAPATKLDALRAAADDLRAVGRIAELEFTEAEAFAVTAIELAPVEGA is encoded by the coding sequence ATGGCCGCGTCCGCACACTCTCAGATTCCTGACAAGCCCGTGCTCGAAGGCCTCGAAGCGAAGTGGGGCGAGGCATGGTCGGAGCAGGGCACCTACCTGTTCGACCGCATCCGCGCCGCGCAGTCGGGCCGTGACGGCGTGTACTCGATCGACACTCCCCCGCCGACGGCGTCGGGAAGCCTGCACATCGGGCACGTGTTCTCGTACACGCACACCGACGTCAAGGCGCGATTCGAGCGCATGCGCGGCAAGAACGTGTTCTATCCGATGGGCTGGGACGACAACGGCCTGCCCACCGAGCGCCGCGTGCAGAACTACTACGGCGTGCGATGCGACCCGTCACTGCCGTACCAGGCCGACTTCACGCCGCCGTTCGAGGGCGGCGACAACAAGTCGAGCCGCGCCGCCGACCAGCAGCCGATCAGCCGCCGCAACTTCATCGAGCTCTGCGAGCGCCTGACCATCGAGGACGAGAAGCAGTTCGAGGCCCTGTTCCGCCAGCTCGGCCTCTCCGTCGACTGGACCCAGACCTACCGGACGATCTCGGACGACACGATCCGTCAGAGCCAGCTCGCCTTCCTGCGCAACCTCGAGCGCGGCGAGGCCTACCAGTCGCTCGCTCCGACCCTGTGGGACGTCGACTTCCGCTCCGCCATCGCGCAGGCCGAGCTCGAGGACCGCGACCAACAGGCCGCGTACCACACCATCGACTTCCCCTTCGCGGACGGATCGGGCTCGATCACGATCGAGACCACCCGCCCCGAGCTCCTTCCCGCATGCGTGGCGATCGTGACCCACCCGGAGGGACCCCACAAGCACCTCATCGGCACGAAGGTGCGCACGCCGTTCTTCGGCGCCGAGATCGAGATCCACGGCCACCACCTCGCCCAGCCCGACAAGGGCACGGGGGCGGCGATGGTCTGCACCTTCGGAGATGTGACCGACATCATCTGGTGGCGCGAGCTGCGCACGACCGAGGGCGGCGACCTGCCGAACATGACGACCATCGGCCTCGACGGACGATTCCTGCCCACCGCGCCGTCCATCGTGGCAAGCGCTGAGGCCACAGACTGGTACGCCGCGGAGCTGGCGGGCAAGACGGTGTTCTCCGCCCGCAAGGCGATCGTCGAGAAGCTGCAGGAGACCGGCGACATGACCGCCGTCGGCAAGCCGTTCAACCACGCGGTGAAGTTCTTCGAGAAGGGCGACCGTCCCCTCGAGATCGTCTCGACCCGGCAGTGGTACATCCGCAACGGCGCCCGTGATGCGAAGCTCCGCGACGAGCTGCTCGCGCACGGCTCCGAGCTCGCCTGGCACCCCGACTTCATGCGCGTCCGCTACGAGAACTGGGTCGGCGGCCTCACGGGCGACTGGCTCGTGTCGCGTCAGCGTTTCTTCGGTGTGCCGATCCCGCTCTGGTACGCGCTCGACGAGAACGGCGAGCGCGACTACGACAGGGTTCTCACGCCCGATCACGCCAGCCTGCCGATCGACCCGACGACCGACGTGCCCGCCGGCTACACCGAGGAGCAGCGCGGCGCGGCCGGGGGCTTCGTGGCCGAGGCCGACATCCTCGACACCTGGGCCACGTCATCCCTGACACCTCAGCTCGCCGGCGGATGGCAGCGCGACGAGGAGCTGTGGGAGCTCACGGCTCCGTTCGACCTGCGTCCACAGGGTCAGGACATCATCCGCACCTGGCTCTTCTCGACCATGCTGCGCTCGACTCTGGAGGACGGCCGCACGCCCTGGCGCAACGCCGCCATCTCCGGCTTCATCGTCGACCCCGACCGCAAGAAGATGTCGAAGTCGAAGGGGAACGTCGTCACCCCGGCCGACATCCTCGAGACCCACGGCTCGGATGCGGTGCGCTACTGGGCCGCCTCCAGCCGCCTGGGCATGGATGCTGCCTTCGACCCCCAGAACCCGACCCAGGTGAAGATCGGACGTCGCCTCGCGATCAAGGTGCTCAACGCGGCGAAGTTCGTGCTGTCGTTCCCGGTGCCAGAGGGCGCGCAGGTGACGCACGCCCTGGATGCATCGATGCTCACAGCCCTGGACGCCGTGATCGTCGAGGCCACGAAGGCCTACGAGAACTACGACCAGGCCAAGGCGCTCGAAGTGACCGAGGCGTTCTTCTGGACGTTCTGCGACGACTACCTCGAGCTCGTCAAGGAGCGCGCCTACAACCAGAACGATGTGGGGCAGGCCTCGGCCGCACTCGCACTGCGCCTCGCACTGTCGACGCTGCTCCGTCTCCTGGCGCCGATCATCTCCTTCGCGACCGAGGAGGTGTGGTCGTGGTTCGAGGAGGGATCCGTCCACACGGCCAGCTGGCCGGAGCCTCTCGGCATCGACGGCGACACCGCGGTGCTGTCGGCCGCGAGCGAGGCGCTGATCGGCATCCGCCGCGCCAAGACGGAGGCGAAGGCCTCGCAGAAGACGCCGGTCTCCCGCGCAGCGATCGCCGCCCCCGCGACGAAGCTCGACGCTCTGCGCGCCGCAGCTGACGACCTCAGAGCCGTGGGGCGTATCGCCGAGCTCGAGTTCACCGAGGCCGAGGCGTTCGCGGTCACCGCGATCGAGCTCGCCCCGGTCGAGGGCGCCTGA
- a CDS encoding ArsR/SmtB family transcription factor, whose amino-acid sequence MTNDEGRTLDSGALKALAHPLRVRIYDLLSERGPQTASSLAALIGETSGATSYHLRALAAHDLIREVTGRGTARERWWERPKGRINLPGPDEQQSPSNRAAAQIVTSEFFRLRHQTLMDYMNRSTADEPEEWRDSGLVMTTMLDLTAPQMTELAGELSAVVDAAIERYRGQENAAGTRRVTLRAEIFDLPAARTRRTNPEE is encoded by the coding sequence ATGACCAACGATGAGGGACGCACTCTCGACTCCGGCGCTCTGAAGGCACTGGCCCACCCGCTCCGGGTGCGCATCTACGATCTCCTGAGCGAGCGGGGGCCCCAGACGGCCAGCAGTCTCGCCGCTCTGATCGGCGAGACGTCGGGGGCGACCAGCTATCACCTGCGAGCGCTGGCCGCACACGATCTCATCAGGGAGGTCACCGGACGCGGGACGGCACGCGAGCGGTGGTGGGAGCGCCCGAAGGGCCGGATCAACCTGCCGGGGCCGGACGAGCAGCAGTCGCCGTCGAATCGCGCGGCCGCCCAGATCGTGACCTCGGAGTTCTTCCGCCTGCGCCATCAGACGCTGATGGACTACATGAACCGATCGACGGCGGACGAACCCGAGGAATGGCGCGACTCCGGACTCGTGATGACCACGATGCTCGATCTGACCGCCCCGCAGATGACTGAGCTCGCCGGCGAGCTCAGCGCTGTCGTCGATGCTGCGATCGAGCGATACCGCGGCCAGGAGAACGCCGCCGGGACGCGGCGCGTGACTCTGCGCGCCGAGATCTTCGACCTTCCTGCCGCGCGGACTCGCCGCACGAACCCCGAGGAGTGA
- a CDS encoding M3 family metallopeptidase: MTDVANPLLQPSTLPYGLPDFAAIRPEHYPPAFQDAFDEHLREIARITMVRSMPTFENTIEALERSGELLDRVAHAFYTVTSADATPEIQEIDEQLAPLMAAHQDAITLDGALYWRVQQVHAHLDDLELDDEQRYLVERHHREMTHAGAALDDEAKSRLTALNQQLSTLNNTFERNLLNDTNDLAVVFDSADELAGLSSGELSAAARAATDRGLDGRFVISLPLFTGHPYLAQLRDRESRRRIMAASQSRAARSNANDNRPVLAEIVRLRAERAALLGYASHAAYVTADETAGNPDAVERMLRDLAAPSARNARAEREALQAIVDETEATPFSVEAHDWAFYTEKVRTARYAIDTSALRPWFEAERVLQDGVFFAATKLYGVTFAERRDLRAYHPGARVFEVRDADGSAVGLYVLDLYTRDSKRGGAWMNPIVSQSRLRGTLPVVVNNLNVPLPGDGEPTLLTLDEVTTLFHEFGHALHGLFAVVTYPHFAGTNVFRDFVEFPSQVNEMWILWPEVLDNYARHHETGEPLDPTIVERLRATETFNQGHDTSEYLAAAWLDQAWHRVDEATTVDDVASFEAAALADIGLDDPVVPTRYSSTYFAHVFSGGYSAGYYSYIWSEVLDADTVEWFRDNGGLTRENGDRFRGRLLGVGGSKDPLVAYRDFRGRDAEIAPLLKRRGLEA; the protein is encoded by the coding sequence ATGACCGACGTCGCGAATCCTCTGCTTCAGCCGTCCACGCTCCCTTACGGTCTTCCCGACTTCGCCGCCATCAGACCCGAGCACTACCCGCCGGCGTTCCAGGACGCGTTCGACGAGCACCTCCGAGAGATCGCTCGGATCACGATGGTGCGCTCGATGCCCACCTTCGAGAACACGATCGAGGCGCTGGAACGCTCAGGAGAGCTGCTCGACCGCGTCGCGCACGCGTTCTACACCGTGACCTCAGCCGATGCGACGCCGGAGATCCAGGAGATCGACGAACAGCTCGCTCCCCTCATGGCGGCTCATCAGGATGCCATCACTCTCGACGGCGCGCTGTATTGGCGCGTCCAGCAGGTGCACGCGCACCTCGACGATCTCGAGCTCGATGATGAGCAGCGGTATCTGGTCGAACGGCACCACCGCGAGATGACCCACGCGGGTGCGGCCCTCGACGACGAGGCGAAGAGCAGACTCACCGCCCTGAACCAGCAGCTGTCGACTCTGAACAACACCTTCGAGCGCAACCTGCTGAACGACACGAACGACCTCGCCGTCGTGTTCGATTCGGCCGATGAGCTCGCCGGTCTCAGCAGCGGAGAGCTCTCCGCAGCGGCCCGCGCGGCGACGGATCGCGGCCTCGACGGACGCTTCGTCATCTCCCTGCCGCTGTTCACCGGGCATCCGTACCTGGCGCAGCTCCGCGACCGCGAGTCGCGCCGCCGCATCATGGCGGCCTCGCAGTCGCGCGCTGCCCGCAGCAACGCGAACGACAATCGTCCCGTGCTCGCTGAGATCGTCCGGCTCCGCGCCGAGCGCGCGGCGCTGCTCGGCTATGCCTCGCATGCCGCGTACGTGACGGCGGACGAGACAGCCGGCAACCCGGACGCGGTCGAGCGGATGCTGCGCGATCTCGCGGCCCCCTCTGCGCGCAACGCGCGAGCGGAGAGGGAAGCCCTGCAGGCGATCGTCGACGAGACCGAGGCGACCCCCTTCTCGGTCGAGGCGCATGACTGGGCGTTCTATACGGAGAAGGTGCGGACGGCCCGATACGCGATCGACACGAGCGCGCTCCGCCCGTGGTTCGAGGCCGAGCGGGTGCTGCAGGACGGCGTCTTCTTCGCAGCGACGAAACTCTACGGGGTGACGTTCGCAGAGCGCCGGGACCTCCGCGCCTACCACCCGGGCGCGCGCGTGTTCGAGGTGCGCGACGCCGACGGGAGCGCGGTCGGACTGTACGTCCTCGACCTGTACACCCGTGATTCGAAGCGCGGCGGCGCCTGGATGAACCCGATCGTGAGCCAATCGCGTCTGCGCGGAACGCTCCCGGTGGTCGTCAACAACCTGAACGTGCCGCTTCCCGGCGACGGAGAGCCGACTCTCCTCACCCTCGACGAGGTCACGACGCTCTTCCACGAGTTCGGCCATGCGCTGCACGGGCTCTTCGCCGTCGTCACGTACCCGCACTTCGCGGGAACGAACGTCTTCCGCGACTTCGTGGAGTTCCCCAGCCAGGTGAACGAGATGTGGATCCTGTGGCCTGAGGTGCTCGACAACTACGCGCGGCACCATGAGACAGGCGAACCGCTCGACCCCACGATCGTCGAACGACTGCGCGCGACGGAGACCTTCAACCAGGGCCATGACACGAGCGAGTACCTCGCAGCCGCCTGGCTGGACCAGGCATGGCATCGGGTCGATGAGGCTACGACGGTCGACGACGTCGCCTCCTTCGAAGCCGCAGCGCTGGCCGACATCGGACTCGACGATCCGGTCGTGCCGACCCGCTACTCGTCGACGTACTTCGCCCACGTGTTCTCGGGCGGGTACAGCGCCGGCTACTACTCGTACATCTGGAGCGAGGTGCTCGACGCGGACACCGTCGAGTGGTTCCGCGACAATGGCGGACTCACCCGAGAGAACGGCGACCGATTCCGTGGCCGGCTTCTGGGCGTCGGCGGCTCGAAGGATCCGCTCGTCGCCTACCGCGACTTCC
- a CDS encoding LysR family transcriptional regulator yields the protein MELHQLQMLRELGALGSVTAVAEALHVTPSAVSQHLAALQRDFRTPLTRKDGRRLTLTAAGEVLATAGAEAIDAMAAARSSLDDFENDSTGVVTISGFHSVGQALFGSLIRELDDSPAPPTVQLTDEDVAQSEFPALTARYDLVLAHRMEHSPPWPTDGVRSLALVREPLDVAVAASHPLAARGQVTSFDVVDSPWVTSRIGYSPDDVLRAVSAVAGRPVEIRHRINDYGAVAAVVAAGGVLGMLPRYTSRTVDDRDIVRLPLRGVSTHRMIDVLARPENLRRQSVRLVVEALQRVMARLRG from the coding sequence GTGGAGCTACACCAACTGCAGATGCTCAGAGAGCTCGGGGCGCTGGGCAGCGTCACCGCCGTCGCAGAGGCGCTGCACGTCACCCCGTCCGCGGTGTCGCAGCATCTCGCCGCCTTGCAGCGGGACTTCCGCACGCCTCTCACCCGCAAGGACGGCCGCCGCCTCACATTGACCGCCGCGGGCGAGGTTCTCGCGACTGCAGGCGCCGAAGCGATCGACGCGATGGCCGCCGCCCGCAGCTCGCTCGATGACTTCGAGAACGACAGCACCGGCGTGGTGACGATCAGCGGGTTCCACAGCGTCGGGCAGGCGCTGTTCGGGTCACTGATCCGTGAGCTCGACGATTCACCCGCACCACCGACCGTGCAGCTCACCGACGAGGATGTGGCGCAGAGCGAGTTTCCTGCGCTCACCGCTCGCTACGACCTCGTGCTCGCGCATCGCATGGAGCATTCACCGCCCTGGCCGACCGACGGGGTGCGCAGCCTCGCGCTCGTGCGAGAGCCCCTCGACGTCGCCGTCGCCGCGTCGCATCCGCTCGCCGCTCGCGGGCAGGTGACGTCCTTCGATGTCGTCGACAGCCCCTGGGTCACCAGTCGCATCGGTTACTCCCCTGACGACGTGCTGCGCGCCGTGTCGGCCGTCGCCGGACGCCCGGTCGAGATCCGCCACCGGATCAATGACTATGGCGCGGTCGCGGCCGTCGTCGCCGCAGGCGGGGTACTCGGAATGCTGCCTCGCTATACGTCCCGCACCGTCGACGACCGCGACATCGTGCGGCTTCCGCTGCGAGGAGTGAGCACACACCGAATGATCGATGTGCTCGCCCGGCCCGAGAACCTGAGGCGGCAGTCGGTACGCCTGGTGGTCGAGGCCCTGCAGCGGGTGATGGCTAGGCTCAGAGGATGA
- a CDS encoding ABC transporter permease: MKAVLIRIAGLAASVVVVLWGAATLVFLAFRLIPGDPVSVMLGPQAQVSEEVKDGIRAELGLDRPPLEQYGSFIAQLARGDLGESYQLRMPVTEVIGRQLGATLQLSALALVIAAVLALAVAVLVRGRTGRTVAAAVELVILSSPVFWIGLILLSVFAFGLGWFPVSGARNPATIVLPAITLALPVAALLSQVLRDGLAQAERMPFADTVRARGAGGSWFTVRHGLRHGAANAITLAAYLTGSVLGGAVLVETVFARSGLGRVTLAAISNRDLPVITGIILLSAIVFVVVNLVVELLHPLIDPRLRAPRGGAR; encoded by the coding sequence GTGAAGGCAGTGCTCATCCGCATCGCCGGCCTCGCGGCATCCGTCGTGGTCGTCCTATGGGGCGCGGCGACGCTGGTATTCCTGGCCTTCCGGCTGATTCCCGGTGACCCGGTGTCCGTGATGCTCGGGCCGCAGGCTCAGGTCAGCGAAGAGGTCAAGGACGGCATTCGAGCGGAGCTCGGGCTCGACCGGCCGCCGCTGGAACAGTACGGTTCGTTCATCGCCCAGCTCGCGAGGGGCGACCTCGGCGAGTCCTATCAGCTGCGGATGCCGGTGACCGAGGTGATCGGTCGTCAGCTCGGCGCCACGCTGCAGCTGTCCGCGCTGGCGCTCGTGATCGCCGCGGTGCTCGCGCTCGCCGTCGCCGTCCTCGTGCGCGGCCGCACCGGTCGCACGGTCGCCGCGGCCGTCGAGCTCGTCATCCTGTCGTCGCCGGTGTTCTGGATCGGTCTCATCCTGCTCAGCGTGTTCGCGTTCGGACTCGGATGGTTCCCGGTCTCCGGAGCCCGCAACCCCGCGACCATCGTGCTGCCAGCCATCACCCTCGCGCTGCCCGTGGCGGCACTGCTCAGTCAGGTGCTGCGCGACGGTCTGGCGCAGGCGGAGCGGATGCCGTTCGCCGACACCGTCCGCGCGCGCGGCGCCGGCGGGTCGTGGTTCACCGTGCGTCACGGTCTGCGGCATGGGGCCGCAAACGCCATCACGCTGGCCGCCTACCTGACCGGTTCGGTACTCGGTGGGGCCGTGCTCGTCGAGACCGTCTTCGCACGGTCGGGGCTCGGTCGCGTCACCCTCGCGGCGATCAGCAACCGCGATCTGCCGGTGATCACCGGCATCATCCTGCTGAGTGCGATCGTGTTCGTCGTCGTGAACCTCGTCGTCGAATTGCTGCATCCGCTGATCGATCCGCGCCTGCGCGCACCCAGGGGAGGTGCCCGATGA
- the tdh gene encoding L-threonine 3-dehydrogenase — protein MKALFKAERSAGLELAERPDPVAAPDEVVIRVMRTGICGTDLHIRRWDDWAASAIDAPLIPGHEFYGEVVEVGPLVHDIAVGDRVSGEGHIVCGTCRNCRAGRRQMCIRTIGLGLQRDGAFAEYLALPATNVWVHHADVSPELGAIFDPLGNAVHTALTYPLVGEDVLVTGCGPIGLMAIAVARHAGARFIAATDVSAARLEMAGEMGADEVVDVSTRDIRDAQHALGLREGFDIGFEMSGAPAALPAMIENMNHGGRIAMLGLPSAGFEIDWGKLVTHMLTVKGIYGREMFETWNAMGAMLQTSATLRDSIGRVIADVLPAREWERGFAAAESAGTGKIILDWTEL, from the coding sequence ATGAAGGCACTGTTCAAGGCAGAACGATCGGCCGGGCTCGAACTCGCCGAGCGCCCCGACCCGGTAGCCGCACCCGACGAGGTCGTGATCCGCGTGATGCGCACGGGGATCTGCGGCACCGACTTGCACATCCGTCGGTGGGACGACTGGGCCGCGTCTGCGATCGACGCCCCGCTCATTCCGGGCCACGAGTTCTACGGCGAGGTCGTGGAGGTCGGACCTCTCGTCCATGACATCGCTGTCGGGGATCGCGTCTCCGGCGAGGGGCACATCGTCTGCGGCACCTGTCGCAACTGTCGAGCCGGACGCCGGCAGATGTGCATCAGGACCATCGGGCTCGGCCTGCAGCGTGACGGCGCGTTCGCGGAGTACCTCGCCCTGCCGGCGACGAACGTCTGGGTGCATCATGCCGACGTCTCGCCCGAACTCGGGGCGATCTTCGACCCGCTGGGCAACGCCGTGCACACCGCTCTCACCTATCCGCTGGTCGGTGAGGACGTGCTGGTGACCGGATGCGGACCCATCGGCCTCATGGCGATCGCCGTGGCGCGGCACGCCGGAGCGCGGTTCATCGCCGCGACGGACGTCAGCGCAGCCCGCCTCGAGATGGCGGGGGAGATGGGCGCCGATGAAGTCGTAGACGTCTCGACGCGCGACATCCGCGACGCCCAGCACGCGTTGGGCCTGCGGGAGGGGTTCGACATCGGCTTCGAGATGAGCGGCGCTCCTGCTGCTCTGCCCGCCATGATCGAGAACATGAACCACGGTGGTCGCATCGCGATGCTCGGACTGCCGAGCGCGGGATTCGAGATCGACTGGGGCAAGCTCGTCACGCACATGCTCACCGTCAAGGGGATCTACGGTCGCGAGATGTTCGAGACCTGGAACGCGATGGGGGCGATGCTGCAGACCAGCGCGACGCTGCGCGATTCGATCGGCAGAGTCATCGCGGACGTGCTGCCGGCTCGTGAGTGGGAGCGGGGTTTCGCCGCGGCGGAGTCCGCCGGCACAGGAAAGATCATCCTCGACTGGACGGAGCTGTGA
- a CDS encoding ABC transporter substrate-binding protein translates to MPARITRRLLPLAALAAASALALSACAGPSSESDGGELVWSIEGANLSAGHMDPQVSQLDVSGMVQRAVLDSLVFQEEDGSFSPWLATKWEISDDSTEYTFTLRDDVTFTDGEPFDAEAVKANFDRIVDPETESAQAAAMLGADFYEGTEVVDEFTVRVKFTQPYAPFLQAASTPQLGFYSPAVLAESADQLKAGGPDVTVGTGPFVLTEYTPDQELVYTRNDDYAWGPHGEKAPKVETLRVEIQPEASVRTGVIESGEADLASNIPPNLAGDLGDGVTVDSIEYPGLPYSLYLNEKNGVFADEKVRQAFARGIDVDAAVEEIFFGQFPRAWSVLGSTTPGYDASLEDSRPFDQDAANALLDEAGWTERDSDGIRMKDGQRLSARWIAWTPVPDDRAALANAIQSDLKAIGFEVVREELEPGAYNEQYGPKTFDLTDWGFSGVDADFLRAHLHTEGFQNASQVTDPEIDALLEQAVASNDQAERDDIYTQLQEWNAEYTAIVPLYSPSAITAVGDRVEGLTYDLYGRPLFYDVSVG, encoded by the coding sequence ATGCCCGCACGCATCACCCGCCGTCTGCTTCCTCTCGCTGCGCTCGCAGCGGCGTCTGCCCTCGCGCTCAGCGCCTGTGCGGGACCCTCTTCGGAGTCGGATGGCGGCGAGCTCGTCTGGTCGATCGAGGGAGCCAACCTCTCGGCCGGTCACATGGATCCCCAGGTGAGTCAGCTGGACGTCTCGGGCATGGTGCAGCGCGCGGTGCTCGACTCGCTCGTCTTCCAGGAGGAGGACGGCAGCTTCAGCCCGTGGCTGGCGACGAAGTGGGAGATCTCGGACGACAGCACCGAGTACACGTTCACGCTGCGTGACGACGTCACCTTCACCGACGGCGAGCCGTTCGACGCGGAGGCCGTCAAGGCGAACTTCGACCGCATCGTCGACCCCGAGACCGAGTCCGCTCAGGCGGCGGCGATGCTCGGCGCCGACTTCTACGAGGGCACCGAGGTCGTCGACGAGTTCACCGTCAGGGTGAAGTTCACGCAGCCGTACGCGCCCTTCCTGCAGGCGGCGAGCACACCCCAGCTCGGGTTCTACTCCCCGGCGGTGCTCGCGGAGTCGGCCGATCAGCTGAAGGCCGGCGGCCCCGACGTCACGGTGGGCACCGGCCCGTTCGTGCTCACCGAGTACACGCCCGATCAGGAGCTCGTGTACACGCGCAACGACGACTACGCCTGGGGTCCGCACGGCGAGAAGGCGCCCAAGGTCGAGACGCTGCGGGTCGAGATCCAGCCCGAGGCCTCCGTGCGCACCGGTGTCATCGAGAGCGGTGAGGCCGACCTCGCCAGCAACATCCCGCCGAACCTGGCCGGCGACCTCGGCGACGGGGTCACGGTCGACTCGATCGAGTACCCCGGGCTGCCCTACTCGCTCTACCTCAACGAGAAGAACGGCGTCTTCGCAGACGAGAAGGTGCGCCAGGCCTTCGCCAGAGGGATCGACGTCGACGCAGCCGTCGAGGAGATCTTCTTCGGACAGTTCCCGCGGGCGTGGAGCGTCCTGGGCTCCACGACGCCGGGGTACGACGCCTCCCTCGAGGACAGCCGGCCCTTCGATCAGGATGCAGCCAACGCTCTCCTGGACGAGGCCGGATGGACGGAGCGCGACAGCGACGGCATCCGGATGAAGGACGGTCAGCGTCTCTCGGCTCGCTGGATCGCGTGGACGCCGGTTCCCGACGACCGTGCCGCCCTCGCCAACGCCATCCAGTCCGATCTCAAGGCGATCGGCTTCGAGGTGGTCCGCGAAGAGCTCGAGCCCGGTGCGTACAACGAGCAGTACGGCCCCAAGACCTTCGACCTCACCGACTGGGGCTTCTCCGGGGTGGACGCCGACTTCCTGCGCGCGCACCTGCACACCGAGGGGTTCCAGAACGCCTCGCAGGTGACGGACCCCGAGATCGACGCGCTGCTCGAGCAGGCCGTCGCCTCGAACGACCAGGCCGAGCGCGACGACATCTACACGCAGCTGCAGGAGTGGAACGCCGAGTACACGGCCATCGTGCCGCTCTACAGCCCGTCGGCGATCACGGCCGTCGGAGATCGGGTCGAGGGGCTCACGTACGACCTGTACGGTCGGCCGCTGTTCTATGACGTGAGCGTGGGCTGA